A genomic segment from Clostridium pasteurianum BC1 encodes:
- the lysS gene encoding lysine--tRNA ligase: MSNEKESLTKEEIKLQRLQAKAEAEMNDLLKERRQKLSDLQAAGKDPFDVYSVERTHTSQQIKENYDELEDKTVTVAGRLMSKRVHGKAGFSDIFDRYGKIQLYIKIDDVGEEKLKAYKTFDIGDFVSITGRVFKTKTGEVSIHITDFELLSKSLKPLPEKFHGLKDPDLRYRQRYVDLIINQEVRDTFFKRTAIIKAIREFLDNREYLEVETPILSPIAGGAAARPFDTHHNALDIDMYLRIATELYLKRLIVGGFEKVYEIGKNFRNEGIDVRHNPEFTMIELYEAYADYNDMMEITENMVAYVCEKVLGTTKVTYQGTEIDFKPPWKRITMVDAVKEYAGVDFSEIKSDEEARSIAKEKGLELKKNLEDCTKGDILNELFEAFGEEKMIQPTFVYDYPVEISPLTKKKRGNEDFTERFEGFIYGRELCNAYSELNDPIVQKDRFVQQLRERELGDDEAYMMDDDFINALEIGMPPTGGLGIGIDRLIMFLTDAYSIRDVILFPTMKPLA, encoded by the coding sequence ATGTCAAATGAAAAAGAGTCATTGACAAAAGAGGAAATAAAATTACAAAGACTTCAAGCAAAAGCTGAAGCTGAAATGAACGATTTATTAAAAGAGAGAAGACAGAAGCTTTCAGATCTTCAGGCAGCAGGAAAAGATCCTTTTGATGTTTATTCTGTGGAGAGAACTCATACATCTCAGCAGATAAAAGAAAATTATGATGAACTTGAAGATAAAACAGTTACTGTTGCAGGAAGGCTCATGTCTAAAAGAGTACATGGAAAGGCTGGATTTTCTGATATTTTTGACAGATACGGTAAAATACAACTTTATATAAAAATAGACGATGTAGGTGAAGAAAAGCTTAAGGCTTACAAAACTTTTGATATAGGAGACTTTGTATCAATAACTGGTAGAGTATTTAAGACAAAAACAGGTGAAGTTAGTATACATATTACAGACTTTGAACTTTTATCTAAATCTTTAAAGCCACTACCAGAAAAATTCCATGGTTTAAAGGATCCAGATTTAAGATATAGACAGAGATATGTTGATCTTATAATCAATCAGGAGGTTAGAGATACTTTCTTTAAGAGAACTGCTATTATAAAGGCTATAAGAGAGTTTTTGGACAATAGAGAATATCTTGAGGTTGAAACACCTATATTGTCACCTATAGCTGGTGGAGCGGCTGCTAGACCTTTTGATACCCATCACAATGCACTGGATATAGATATGTATCTTAGAATAGCAACAGAACTATATCTAAAGAGGCTTATTGTAGGTGGATTTGAAAAGGTATATGAAATAGGTAAGAACTTTAGAAATGAAGGTATAGATGTAAGACATAACCCGGAATTTACCATGATAGAATTATATGAAGCCTATGCTGATTATAACGATATGATGGAAATAACAGAAAATATGGTTGCCTATGTTTGTGAAAAGGTACTTGGAACAACTAAAGTAACATATCAAGGTACTGAAATAGATTTTAAGCCGCCATGGAAGAGAATAACTATGGTGGATGCTGTTAAGGAATATGCCGGAGTTGATTTTAGTGAAATAAAATCAGATGAAGAAGCAAGATCTATAGCTAAAGAAAAGGGACTTGAGCTCAAGAAAAACCTAGAGGATTGTACAAAAGGCGATATATTAAATGAGCTTTTCGAAGCTTTTGGTGAGGAAAAGATGATACAGCCTACCTTTGTATATGATTATCCAGTAGAAATATCACCTCTTACCAAGAAGAAGAGAGGTAATGAGGATTTCACAGAAAGATTTGAAGGTTTTATATATGGAAGAGAATTATGTAATGCCTACTCAGAACTTAATGATCCAATAGTTCAAAAGGATAGATTTGTACAACAACTTAGGGAAAGAGAACTTGGAGATGATGAAGCATATATGATGGATGATGATTTTATTAACGCTTTGGAAATTGGAATGCCTCCAACTGGTGGACTTGGAATAGGTATTGATAGACTTATTATGTTTTTAACAGATGCTTATTCCATAAGGGATGTTATATTATTTCCTACAATGAAACCATTAGCATAA
- the greA gene encoding transcription elongation factor GreA, with amino-acid sequence MSETKKYVMTYEGLKKLEEELEYLKTTKRKEVTEKIKVALSFGDLSENSEYDEAKNDQAFLEGRIIQLENMLKNATIVDESDIPKDKVNVGSLVKVKDYEFDEEVNFLIVGSAEADPLKNKISNESPIGSALIGKKVGEIIEVQVPDGTNKFEILEINRP; translated from the coding sequence ATGAGTGAAACAAAAAAATATGTTATGACTTATGAGGGCTTAAAAAAATTAGAAGAGGAATTAGAATATCTTAAGACTACAAAAAGAAAAGAAGTTACTGAAAAGATAAAAGTTGCTCTTTCTTTTGGAGATTTAAGTGAGAATTCAGAATATGATGAAGCTAAAAATGATCAGGCTTTTCTTGAAGGAAGAATTATACAACTTGAAAATATGCTTAAAAATGCTACTATAGTAGATGAATCAGACATTCCAAAAGACAAGGTTAATGTAGGAAGTTTAGTTAAAGTTAAAGATTATGAATTTGATGAAGAAGTGAATTTTTTAATTGTAGGTTCTGCAGAGGCGGATCCTCTTAAAAATAAAATTTCTAATGAATCGCCAATAGGAAGTGCTTTGATTGGTAAAAAAGTGGGAGAAATAATAGAGGTACAGGTTCCTGATGGTACAAATAAATTTGAAATACTAGAAATAAATAGACCATAA
- the dusB gene encoding tRNA dihydrouridine synthase DusB, translating into MKISGLEFSNDVFLAPMAGVTDIIFRGICKDMGCGLVYTEMISAKALYYGSENTKELLKVSNKESPAAVQIFGSEPLVMAKACDFFNNDKNICLVDINMGCPAHKIVKNGEGSALMKDPQLAADIVREVKRASTKPVTVKFRKGFDSSNINAVEFAKKMEDAGADAVTVHGRTREQMYEGKADWNIIAEVKKQLSIPVIGNGDIFLAEDALKIREQTQCDGIMIARGAMGNPWIFREINQAIRGEIIVKPSVEEKIDLCIAHLKLAVDHYGEAKAIREMRKNIAWYLKGLKNSTDIKNKVNYEGHSDKVIEILKNYKSLLAQK; encoded by the coding sequence ATGAAAATATCAGGGCTTGAATTTTCCAATGATGTTTTTCTTGCACCCATGGCTGGGGTAACGGATATTATATTTAGAGGAATATGCAAAGATATGGGATGTGGGCTTGTTTATACTGAAATGATAAGTGCAAAGGCTTTGTACTACGGAAGTGAAAATACTAAAGAACTACTTAAGGTATCTAATAAGGAAAGTCCTGCAGCTGTGCAAATCTTTGGAAGTGAGCCTTTAGTTATGGCTAAGGCCTGTGATTTTTTTAATAATGATAAAAATATATGCCTAGTTGATATCAATATGGGTTGCCCTGCTCACAAAATAGTGAAAAATGGTGAAGGATCTGCTCTTATGAAAGATCCCCAGTTAGCTGCTGATATAGTAAGGGAAGTGAAAAGAGCTTCTACTAAACCTGTAACAGTAAAATTCAGAAAGGGCTTTGATAGTAGCAATATAAATGCTGTAGAATTTGCCAAGAAAATGGAGGATGCTGGAGCGGATGCAGTAACAGTTCATGGAAGAACTAGAGAGCAAATGTACGAAGGCAAGGCAGATTGGAATATAATAGCTGAAGTAAAAAAACAGCTTTCTATACCTGTTATAGGAAATGGAGATATTTTTTTAGCGGAAGATGCCTTGAAAATTAGAGAGCAGACACAGTGTGATGGCATAATGATAGCTAGAGGGGCTATGGGTAATCCGTGGATTTTTAGAGAAATTAATCAGGCTATTAGGGGAGAAATAATTGTAAAACCTTCTGTAGAAGAAAAAATTGATTTATGTATTGCCCATTTAAAACTTGCAGTAGACCATTATGGAGAAGCTAAAGCAATTAGAGAAATGAGAAAAAATATAGCTTGGTACTTGAAGGGATTAAAAAATTCTACAGATATAAAAAATAAAGTGAATTATGAAGGACATAGTGATAAAGTTATAGAAATACTAAAAAATTATAAATCTTTATTGGCTCAGAAATAG
- a CDS encoding type III pantothenate kinase: MILVLDVGNTNIVIGIYDKKDLITEWRLSTDMFRTADEYGIQFLNLFSLSKLEINMVEGVIISSVVPNIMYSLEHMIRKYFKIGPIVVGPGVKTGINIKYDNPREVGADRIVNAVAAHEIYNKPLIIIDFGTATTFCAVRENGDYLGGAICPGIKISSDALFQKAAKLPRVELLRPSEVICRNTVTSMQAGIVYGYIGQVDYIVHKMKIEMLELGEQDILVVATGGLAKLISEESKNVDIVNPFLTLEGLRIIYEKNKKQVNYENIRA; this comes from the coding sequence TTGATTTTAGTTCTGGATGTTGGGAATACTAATATAGTTATTGGTATTTACGATAAAAAAGATCTTATAACTGAATGGAGACTTTCAACAGATATGTTTAGAACTGCAGATGAGTATGGAATTCAGTTTTTAAATCTATTTTCTTTAAGCAAGCTTGAAATTAACATGGTTGAGGGAGTAATAATATCTTCTGTAGTGCCAAATATTATGTATTCTCTTGAACATATGATTAGAAAATATTTTAAAATAGGACCAATAGTTGTAGGGCCAGGAGTTAAAACTGGCATTAATATTAAATATGATAACCCAAGAGAAGTTGGAGCCGATAGAATTGTAAATGCAGTAGCTGCCCATGAGATATACAATAAACCTTTAATTATTATTGATTTTGGAACTGCTACTACCTTTTGCGCTGTAAGAGAAAATGGTGACTATCTAGGTGGGGCAATTTGCCCAGGAATAAAAATATCATCAGATGCTCTCTTCCAGAAGGCAGCAAAGCTTCCAAGAGTTGAATTACTTAGGCCTTCAGAAGTTATTTGTAGAAACACAGTAACAAGTATGCAGGCGGGAATAGTATATGGATACATAGGTCAAGTTGATTATATTGTGCATAAAATGAAGATAGAAATGTTAGAATTAGGTGAGCAGGATATTTTAGTAGTGGCTACTGGAGGTCTTGCTAAGCTTATAAGTGAGGAATCTAAAAATGTGGATATTGTGAATCCATTTTTGACCTTGGAAGGCTTAAGAATCATATATGAAAAGAATAAAAAGCAGGTGAATTATGAAAATATCAGGGCTTGA